From a single Dysidea avara chromosome 14, odDysAvar1.4, whole genome shotgun sequence genomic region:
- the LOC136243950 gene encoding zinc finger BED domain-containing protein 4-like — protein MRPISIVRDKGLTELLAFLEPNYRPPSTTHVSAQIRKDFEDGKAAVKKLLYDNTSIALTTDIWTSRATQSFATTTVHFLDQHWNLTTCVLESVHFPGHHTCKILWDESQWASIVCVAHRLQNAVKHAVEKQSMQKMLAKCRRLVGHFKHSALATNGLIKKQKTLGFKKLLHVVQEVPTRWNSTFYMMQRLVQLKQPIRLYLEDTMAEDQIRSFDLSDHQWSVVKSILNLLEGVDQVTTTLSGESEAAEGSITASATNEVDHQTVEPPSKKRSVLDRLLGEEEQDDVSGMK, from the exons ATGAGGCCGATTTCCATTGTTCGTGACAAAGGATTAACTGAATTATTGGCATTCTTAGAGCCAAACTACAGGCCTCCTTCAACAACACACGTGAGTGCCCAAATTCGCAAAGATTTTGAGGATGGGAAGGCTGCAGTTAAAAAGCTACTATATGATAATACTTCAATTGCTCTTACCACTGATATATGGACTTCAAGAGCTACACAGTCTTTTGCAACCACAACCGTGCACTTCCTTGATCAGCACTGGAATCTAACAACTTGTGTTTTGGAATCTGTCCACTTTCCTGGTCACCACACTT GCAAAATTTTGTGGGATGAATCTCAATGGGCAAGTATAGTTTGTGTAGCTCATCGGCTACAAAATGCTGTCAAGCATGCAGTGGAAAAGCAAAGCATGCAGAAGATGCTGGCAAAGTGTCGTCGCTTAGTAGGACACTTCAAGCATTCTGCCTTGGCAACTAATGGCCTAATTAAGAAACAAAAGACATTAGGCTTCAAGAAATTACTTCACGTAGTGCAGGAAGTACCAACAAGGTGGAACAGTACTTTCTATATGATGCAGAGGTTGGTACAGCTGAAACAACCAATACGTCTGTACCTTGAAGATACCATGGCTGAAGATCAAATAAGATCATTTGACCTCAGTGATCACCAATGGTCAGTAGTGAAAAGCATTCTGAATCTGTTGGAGGGGGTTGATCAAGTTACTACAACGCTTTCTGGCGAAAG TGAGGCTGCTGAAGGTTCTATTACTGCTAGTGCTACTAATGAAGTTGATCATCAAACAGTGGAGCCACCATCAAAGAAGCGAAGTGTACTGGATCGTCTGCTAGGTGAGGAAGAACAGGATGATGTATCTGGGATGAAGTGA
- the LOC136243951 gene encoding zinc finger BED domain-containing protein 4-like: MIALDCQLYSVVDDIGFGALIHALEPRYNIPSRRYFSETVIPSIVERMVRVIRGKLEVVKYLSFTTDVWSSNVSSDSLLSLTAHWMSDDFQLISAVLQAKSLEERHTGEYMAMKIAKIMEDWGISTNQVHCVVRDNGSNIVKAMNEAGLPSYGCFAHSLQLVVHDGLLTQRVVIDLLATCRSIVGHFKHSSVASHKLARIQDNLGLPQHTLKQDVATRWNSTLYMLQSVLEQKMALAAYAAENDIPQLTANQLEIARKMVLILAPVEEITQAISKQTATQSMVIPLIRVLLRSWEKEDDDRGVQTMKNEMVKGVKGRFA, encoded by the coding sequence ATGATTGCACTAGACTGTCAGCTATACTCTGTTGTTGATGATATCGGCTTTGGAGCCTTGATACACGCGCTGGAACCAAGGTACAATATACCTAGTCGAAGATATTTTTCTGAGACCGTGATTCCAAGTATAGTTGAGAGGATGGTCCGTGTCATTAGAGGTAAACTCGAAGTAGTAAAATATCTCAGCTTTACCACTGATGTATGGAGCTCAAATGTGAGCAGTGATTCATTGCTTAGCTTGACAGCTCATTGGATGAGTGATGATTTTCAGTTAATTTCAGCAGTTTTACAAGCCAAGTCTCTTGAAGAACGGCACACTGGAGAGTATATGGCAATGAAAATAGCAAAGATCATGGAAGACTGGGGGATCAGTACCAACCAGGTACATTGTGTGGTGAGGGATAATGGCAGCAACATTGTTAAAGCTATGAATGAAGCTGGCCTGCCTAGTTATGGATGTTTTGCACACTCATTACAACTGGTCGTACATGATGGACTGTTAACACAGCGTGTTGTTATTGATTTGCTAGCCACGTGTAGATCTATTGTTGGGCATTTTAAACATTCATCAGTTGCAAGCCACAAGTTGGCAAGAATTCAAGATAATTTAGGCCTACCTCAGCATACACTAAAACAGGATGTAGCCACCCGATGGAACTCTACTCTCTACATGTTGCAGTCTGTTCTTGAACAGAAGATGGCTCTAGCTGCATATGCAGCTGAGAATGATATCCCTCAATTGACAGCAAACCAATTAGAAATAGCTCGTAAAATGGTACTGATACTAGCTCCTGTGGAAGAAATTACCCAGGCTATTTCAAAACAAACAGCTACCCAGTCAATGGTCATTCCTTTGATTAGAGTGCTGTTAAGATCATGGGAAAAGGAAGATGATGATAGAGGAGTCCAGACTATGAAGAACGAAATGGTAAAGGGCGTGAAGGGCAGGTTTGCATGA